In the Thermodesulfobacteriota bacterium genome, TATGTATTTGTAAGCAAAGTAGTTTGTATCTCCTGAATCTTCATATTGATACTCAATATATCCATCATCTCCGACTTTGAAATTTGTTGCGAACTCATTACTGGACACACATGATTTGAGATCAATGGCCCTTACAATTGGAGGACCGGAGTCCGCCATACTGACGCTGAACTCATTTATACAGCCCGGATGAATCGGCTTGCCGTCATAGGTGAAGTTTTGATTAGCTTGTTTTAATTGTGTTTTTAAAATATCTGGACTTTCTTCTTTTGTGATGCCATGAACGCTAAACGAAACGATCAAGACTAAGGCCATTAAATATTTCATTATTATCCTCCTTCTTCAAAACAACAATACAAACCATACCTCAAAGGCACATAAGCTACAATCATAATATTTTTCTGCATACTTGTGATATTGTCGAATCCAAATACAATGTAGAAATTAAATTAGCGAAAAGCCCTTTCACCATTAATCATGATTATAGATCTATTAATCATACTGTCGTACTTTGTTGTAATTATGGCGATCGGCATCTGGAGTAGAGCCAAAGCCGATGTCGGGGTAGAGGAATATTTTTTAAGCTCCAGATCGCTTAAATGGCCCTATATTGCAGTCTCTACTATAGCCACAAACGTTCAGGCTAATCACTTTATCGCCATGGCAGGCTCCGCTTATGTTTTCGGACTTGCTCAGGCCAACCTTGAGATAAACGCCATTTTCGGAATCCTGATTGCTGCATTCGTCTTTGTGCCTATCTACCTTAGGATGAAGGTAATAACTATTACTCAGTTTTTTGAGGCGCGACTGGGTGCAAAAGTGGCCCTCGCCTACTCTATCTTTATGATAATTCTCTACTCATTTATGTACTTGGGTACAGCACTATTCTGGGCAGCATATGCAGTTAATGGAGTTTTTGGTGAGCTGTTTAGCCACTTTGACTTGGACGTAACCACCCAGCTTGGAATTCTAATTCTTGTTACCGGCGCTTTCTCTGCAGTCTATACATACCTTGGGGGGCTGAGAGCCGTGGTTAGAACGGATGTGGTTCAATTTATTCTACTGGTAATGGGCGGATTTGTAATACTATTTGTCGCTATTCATCACCTAGGCGGCTGGGGTGAGCTCTGGAACACAACAGGGGATCTAATGCACCTTCATCTGCCTAGCGATCATGATACTCTGCCGTGGATCGGTATATTCGGGATGCTGCTGTTAAACTTAAATTACTGGGGAGCGAACCAGGTAATACTCCAGCGCGCACTGGCCGCTAAGGACCTAAAACAGGCACAAATTGGCCTTCTTGTAGGGGGCGTTCTTAAATATGTAATGGCTTTAATAATAATAGTCCCTGGAATTGCGCTTGCAGGGATATTAAAAGATGATCCGCTCAATGATCCGGATCTGACCTATCTTACACTTGTAAACGACTTTCTTCCCGTAGGCGTGAGTGGAATAATTTTAACGGGTCTCTTCGCTTCACTGATGAGTACTCTAGATTCTATTTACAACTCTGTCTCAACCCTATGGTCAATTGATATTTATAAGAGGTATTTAAACCCTGGCGCCTCGGATAATCAAATTGTAAAAATGGGTAGATACTCGATAATGGCTTCATTTGTTACCGGGGCTATTTTCGCTTTTATAGTAGTCTACGTGAAATTTGGAAACCCCGAGTTTCCACTTACTCACTGGTTTAATGCAATGTCTTATTATATTAAAATCGGATTTGTGATAATCATAATGTCTGCAATGTTCCTGTACTCGCCGTCAAAAAGATTGGTTTTAGTTACCATGTTAGCAAGCGTGTTCATTACACTCATTTTCCAGACTGTATTTCCTGAGCTGAATTACTTTGTTAGAACCGCTTGGGTAATAGTCATAGGATTTGCAATAATCGCAGTTCCTACAATTATCAAAAACGGATTCAGGCTGCCTCATGACAGGTTTATAGAAGTATCTCACAAGAGCGCGGCACACTTTGGAATAATACTAGCCTTATCACTGATTGCAGCACATATAATCTTTCACTAGTTAATAATTCTAAAAGTCTGCGTTCAAATCTACAACTTCATCGGAGCCTAACTCTATATTAAAGACTTTCTCAGGTTTACCTTCCATCTTATACGCCTCTACAACGACTTCATATGAAGCCGGAGGAAGAATAAACTCTTTTGGATTATTTCTCGGCTTTTCATCTGTGTACCCATAAGTTAATTGCTCAGTAGTCTTAGGATCTTTAATGCGAACTGTAGATTGTATATTTTCTCCAGAGCTACTCGCACTTACTTTGATTGTGCCCCTTGGAAATTGAACTATTTCCTCAATTGTATCGCCCGCATTTAATTCTATGGACTTAAAATCTTGTGAAGGCTTAGTGCTCATTTTTGCTGCTGTCACATTTACATCATAAACACCAGGAGTAAGCACTAGAACTTTAGGATTTGATTTAGCCTGAGGATATGTGATCACACTTGAAACTCTTTCACCGGTAGTTGAGTTTGTAACAGTTATAGTTGCCTGAACAAGCTTCTCGCCGTCCTTTGCGCCAATTTTAAGTGTGCCGCTTTCAAACTGAGCTTTATGCTCTAATTCCTCGCCGCCAACAACCTCAACCCCTTTAAACTCTATTATAGGATTATTAGTTATACCAAGCGCTTTTACGGATATATCATAGGTACCCGGGGAAAGCTCAAAAGTCTTAGGGTTACTCTTGGAGCTTTTGTATGTGCGGCCT is a window encoding:
- a CDS encoding sodium/solute symporter (Members of the Solute:Sodium Symporter (SSS), TC 2.A.21 as described in tcdb.org, catalyze solute:Na+ symport. Known solutes for members of the family include sugars, amino acids, nucleosides, inositols, vitamins, urea or anions, depending on the system.), with the translated sequence MAIGIWSRAKADVGVEEYFLSSRSLKWPYIAVSTIATNVQANHFIAMAGSAYVFGLAQANLEINAIFGILIAAFVFVPIYLRMKVITITQFFEARLGAKVALAYSIFMIILYSFMYLGTALFWAAYAVNGVFGELFSHFDLDVTTQLGILILVTGAFSAVYTYLGGLRAVVRTDVVQFILLVMGGFVILFVAIHHLGGWGELWNTTGDLMHLHLPSDHDTLPWIGIFGMLLLNLNYWGANQVILQRALAAKDLKQAQIGLLVGGVLKYVMALIIIVPGIALAGILKDDPLNDPDLTYLTLVNDFLPVGVSGIILTGLFASLMSTLDSIYNSVSTLWSIDIYKRYLNPGASDNQIVKMGRYSIMASFVTGAIFAFIVVYVKFGNPEFPLTHWFNAMSYYIKIGFVIIIMSAMFLYSPSKRLVLVTMLASVFITLIFQTVFPELNYFVRTAWVIVIGFAIIAVPTIIKNGFRLPHDRFIEVSHKSAAHFGIILALSLIAAHIIFH